The Musa acuminata AAA Group cultivar baxijiao chromosome BXJ2-2, Cavendish_Baxijiao_AAA, whole genome shotgun sequence genome contains the following window.
AATCAGACAACCATCGGCTCATGTCTCATTGTCAAAGCTTTCCATGTGATAGATGGCTGCCAGATCCATCTTTCATGAGGCCAATCGACTAACTTTTTATTTCATGTCAGTTCCTTTCAGGGGCATCACCTGTCTCTTTTCTCGAACATAGTTCCCTAGTATATGACCATACCTCATCTGCATTGCCAGAAATAAGCCTCTCCACCTTCCCCTCTTGTTGTTCTTGTCGGCTGCCCTTGCTCAAGGAAGATGGCACTGTTACTGGACTTCCTATAAGTGGAGTGGAAGGACAAAATGGTGAGGCAGAAGGCGTATTCTGAAACGAGAATGGGCTGGGCGATATCCTCTTATGAATTGGAATTCCTCCCACTCCTCCCCGGTTAAGTATAGAAATGGATTCCGGAGCTGCACAATTCTTTGTAGCATCATCCACAAAGATCAAGTCATCAATCCTTGCCACGATATTAAATGCCAAACTCTCCATAACCCTCGAGTAGCTCTCAAGTATAGACTGCCCTACATCCTGAAAGAGAGGTTAACATGCTTAATCACATGTCCCCAGAGTTTCTCACATGAGATAATCATGTCTGCTAAACAAAATGCAGTACTGCTGGTGTAATTTCACTACACATAATGTACAACTAACATTCATGATGAGGCCAATAATACAGACAATTTGGAGGAACTATGCTTGGAATTTGTAAGTTAACAAGTAATATACACCGCTAGTTGTAATAGAAATATTCTACTTAGAAGCATCTGAGACCATTTGGGCAAAATATCAGCTATTAAGAGGATGTTACGAATTACCTTATTGTACTGAATCTTGTTCATATCAAGAATAGTCTGTGGAAGAGCAGGGTAACGAAGTCGTAAGCTCTGCAAAAGACCTTCACCCCGTTCTGCAAGGAACAGAAATCTTTCCGTGTCACCAACAAGTCCAATGAACTTTCCACTCCATGAGTTCTTTGCTTTAGATTGAGACTGCTTGCTTTGGCCCTTCAGCCGCCAAACATGTATTGCCGCCTCAATCCTATTCGCTATTTCTAGAATATGGTGCTCAGATGAAAGTTCTAAGCAGTCAAGTAGACACTCAGGTGAAAATGAATCAGCGGTTATGTAGCGGTAGATGATGTCACCTAAACAGGTTTTCCCATACTGCAATTCATCACAAttgaagaaaaatgaagaaacTCAGGCATAATGAGATGTGATAAACTTTACTGGGTATATACAATTAGAACTACTAGTGAActtaagagaaagaaagaaaaaatagatggGGGCTGGCTACATTGTTTTATCTGATTGAAGCTTACATATGATGGAAGTAATTCCAGATCAACATCTGCAACAGCTCAATGTGACATGTACCAGCTCAACTACTTGGAAAAGCCGAGAACATCACAACTGTCTCCACTGAATGCATCTTTTTTTTGTATGTATGATCATTTTATGACAATTGCACTCCTATTGGACATTCAGGTTTTTACATGATCATGCTCCTATCTCGGTCCAGATAACTTGAATATTATGCCATCTAAACTCATCAACAATGTGTTCCCTGCTTTTATTTGTGCTTGTGTCATCTCATGTTTTATTTATGTATTTTTGCATCTTTTCTACCCAGTCTTTTGTGAATCATGTTCATCTTTTATGTATCCCATTTATCATGTGTGCTCATTTCAAAATTCCCTTAACATATCAATCTGTTGTTTTATTGTCTTTGGtgtatatgattttattattctaccCAAGCATGAATCACTCTGCTATTTGTCCTCTTTCAGGTTACTAAATTCTTGCACAGAGGGTATCAAGGGTATGTTGCTAAAAGTGTCATGAAGTGTTTACAGGGTTTGTATATCATCATAAAAACAACAATCAGTATCACTTTTTTGTTCTCTGTTCATGCAGTCATGGGTCCAGTTGATGATAACCATAGCATTCTTGACAATCTTCTTCCTAACTAAATATTGTCCTCCTTTGTGCCTTTCTGTACCTTGGTTTCAAAATAACACAATCTATAGTGATGAGAAAACAGGTACAAATCAAATATCACATGAGTTCTTCACAACATTTCTTATAAAATTCTTTCCCTTTATATGCCTTACAATGCCATGTCATTGGCTTATTGCATTCATTACAGAGAAGCACgaaaaggtcccctatcaaaacaACAGTTGCTCTCATGCAAATGTTAAAATCACTTCTTTTTTAGTCCAATGCATGTCTGTGTCAGTTTTAATATAATGCACCAACAACAAAGCATCAAAGAACTTCAGTCAGCAAATTCATGAAAGTTCCCAAAGGATTCCATCTTCCCATCAAGAACATGTTAAATAATTCATCTTTTTACATTATTTGTCATGACAAATTTTGATTACAAGTAAATAGTTACTAAAAGTATCTAAATAAACAATCAGGTTATATGATTTCCTACTATGGGACACTTAGCATAAAAGGCAGTTGATCAGAAGAAAGAACCTTTACAGAAAAGAGATTTGGTATTGCAACCATGTTGCACCTTCAATCCATATAGAAATGATAATTTATGTCTATATAAAGAATCAATTGCTAGATATCCTTCGAGGGTGGCAAAGAAGAATGTGAATATATAGTGAATGTGAATCAATTGTTAATAGTTAAAGCTAGCACTAGTTGAGCATGTCTTCAGTCCACATCTTGGATTATATAGAGAATGTGAAAGATGAAATATTCATGGACAAGTAGAATTAACATGAATCTTAAAATTGCTACATCATAGAAAAATAAGAGTTATTTAAAATTGTGAATAATTGTATTCTTCACTATGAAAAATTACACAGTTGTAGATGATCAACTATGCCAATGTCATTGTAATACATTACAAAAACAAGCAAAGATGCACCCAATGTCCACATCCACAAGGGTTGATCTATTTAGTTGTCTACAACATATAGCTTCAGATTTAGTTGTGTACAACATATAGCTTCAGATTTGCTATTTTGGGATCAAagattctctctctccctctctataGTTTTAACAATGTCTCTCATTCAATCATATAGTATTATGTCACATATATGCTTCATTTTAACCAGGGAGAGGATAAATAAACAAGCTAGTCATGGTCTATACCTTAGGTAATGTTTCAAAGTAGACATCAGGAGTCTCCATCTCAGAGAGCACTGCACTATTGATTGCCATGGCTGCCTTCAGGATCTGATTCGCACAATCCCTGGACAGCTGCAATCTCTTCCTTGCCTCCTCTGACAGACCAGTTGGTGGAACTCCCGGACAAGGTAACCACCATTTTTCCTCCTGCCTCGAAGACGCCCTCCTGAACGAGGAAGATGGACAAGTCTTGCTTGCATCTTCATCAGCATCAGTGACCAGGAATCCCCGGTCTACGTACCAGAACTCAGTATTGCAGAATCCATCCAGCATGCCAAGAAGCATTGCGTCGAGCTTCTTGAGCGCTGGGAGGTTCATCTGGAGATCAGTGCGGTGACAAGAGACCATCACCTCGAACGACCTGCCGCCGGGTAACTCTTGGATGGAGGGGACGAGTTCCACGATATAGTCACTTACGCTCAAGAGCCAATCCATCTCCCTTCGCCACATTGTCTTCTTCTGCGGCGCCAGGGGCTCCAATCTCCATAATTCCCCAAAAACTGCAGCTGATTCAGCATTTCATAACAAGAACAAAAATGTCAACATGGTAATTCTAACAAATTAGAGTGAAGCAAACAGAAGGAACAGGGTATCACCGGAGAGATTCGTGATGGCGTTTGAGATCGCGAGGGCGGTGCAGACGCCTTTGGCACCGCCCGACATGTCTTCGCCAAGGAGCAGCTTGGCAAATctctccttcatcatctccaccTCTGAGAAAGAAATCAAAGCATAGTGTCAGGGTGATTAGCGCATCTGTTTCAGCATAACCGAGTCAATAAAAGGAAAAGGGATTGAGACTCGAAAGCGGAAATGAGGTAAAGATGTTGGTTGCAAACCGGAGAAATCCGTCGCCCTCTCCTCCACGTTTGCCTCCCAGAAGAGCAAATCCCCTCCGGGATGCAGCGGGACGCCGGCGACGGGGAATCGGCGGCCAGACAAATCGATGGAGGAGTCGGACCCGGGCACCTTGGCGCTGGGGCTGTGGCTGTCGCTGCCCCCGCCATCGTTCGGCTGGTCGGAGGCGTACTCTTCCTCCGCCTCCTCGGAGGAGACGCTCCCCATCGCCGCAGCCCGGGGAGAAGTGATGATGCCGAAGCCAATTAGGTAAAGAATGCGGGACGTCCGCCGTCGGATTCTTGTAGGGATTGCCTCGATCGCGTTTCGCTTTCTCTCTCGTCCGCCTGAGGGGTGGGTTTCAGATCGGAGAAAAGAGTGGGGGAgaatgatgagagagagagagagagagagagagagaagaaggcgCCGCGAGCGAAGAGCTCTCACTTTTCTCGCTTTCCACCTCTCACTCTCACTCTGTTACAAATGGAAAGGGCAGGAGCGAGGATCGATGCCGGCCGTCGTCTTCTTTTTTCCGTCTCTCAAAAAATAAAACAATGGTTTTTGCTCTGTTCTTTATTGGTCCATCAGACTTTTTTTTCTACATTAATTTCTCGTGACAAGAAATAATgtacaaatattatttttttaataaatgaacAAATATGATCTTTaacttttattacatgattttgtgtTAAATCGAATTAAACAAGACCAACTCGATTTGATTCAACCTTCTCGTTTTCTTCCGCCCATCTTCTCCATGACCCCTAAAAGATGGGGAGCAAGAACGGGTGAAGTAGGAAGAAGAGGTAGAGGAGAAGAAGCGGCACAGGTTGACCTGAATTGGTTCTaaattggttatatatatatatatatatatatatatatatatatatatatatatatatatatatatatatatatatatatatagtttttcaaTAGAGCAGTGTTATATGTTAAAAATTAATTAGTATGAACTTTTCAAAGTAAATTatccataaatcataatattTCAGTTACCAATGCATAAATTCCTTTTTAGCTTACACGTATTAATTATTTCCCtagtgatgatatcttcatctgcTCTACGGATTTGAGTTGAACATGAGGAATAATAACTCATTTCATAAATTACCTATCAATAAATTGAAGGCCAGAGAGACCATTGCAAAGACTTTGCACAATTAATAAGATTCGAGTTTGAATGCCTTACGTATTAAAAATCGGACAATCATATCCAAAAGCTTTTTGATCTTGTTGCTGTTGAAGTTAATGTTCCTTGTTTTATTTTCTTGTAACTTTCATTAGTAGACATATGGTTTGCAGTTTCTATTAAGGAACCATAGAAAGGTGCATGATCCTCGTCCTCCTTGAAATGGGACGGGTGAGTTTTATGGCACTCAGAAAGTGAAATAAATGGAGAACATAAGTGAGCGTACGTTTATGCTCTCTGTGATCCATTGTAGCATCATCTTCCGCACAGAATGAGGGAATTCACTCACTCCATTAATGCTGAACCATTCATGACCGATCCACGAGGAAAAGGGTTGCAGGGAGAAGGATGGTTGAGGTGGTGGAGCGAAGGAGTAGCTGCAAGAGTTAGCTTCTGGTTTTTACTCGACCCGTGAGGACTTGTTGGCTGCTGTTTCGTTCTCCGGTGAGGTGCAGTCGTGCTTCCCGAAAGAGACGACGAGGGCGTGGTGCAATCATGAAGCTGGGAATCCCATGGATCACGCCCTCGCGATTCTGAAGCCGTAAGGAACAAGCAATGCCTACCGAAGCTACGTAAAAGCACTATTTTGCTGGAGCACTTGTAGTAATCATCACTTGTTCTACGATTGCACGTGAATAAGTGTTTGATTAACATAATATAATGAGTTTGCCGTATAAGTCTTCCCATCTCTAGATAGTTACCTCGGAACCAACGTGATATCTTCGAATCGACATAACATGCATATATAAAAGTAACACAATTAATCacatcttaaaaaaataaaaaaaataataataatcacgtcGCTCCGACCATACGAAACCGCATACAAAATCGAATAAGATATCTCTGCATGGTATAGAACCGGAACAGTCGGCTCATGCCTTCCGGAGTGGACGAATCAATCGCTTGGAATGTCGACAGTCATTAAAAGCTCGCATACAACTAATCTTTGACGAGAGGTATAAAACGTTACTCCAGGACATATGTTAGGATATTAatcattattataaaaaaactGACTTAAACTTCAGAGAGATCGAGCAATATATTCTCTTTCTCGATATGGACCTATTGTATAGGAACTAGACATCGAATGTAACCTTACGTCGAATGTAACCTTGGCTCCTGGAGAATGGACAAGTTTAAGAATGGAAATTCCAAGTTCCgtttgcttctcttattagctggGCTACTAACTAGCAGCACGACGTAGGAGCTTACAATCTAGTATttgatcccttttaagatcaaacTGAGATCATAAAGGAGCATCCTCCTTGAACTAATCATCAGTTTGATATCTTAACTTGCCGTGACTGTGTAAGCTTGTTTCAGTGAAGAATGACAGCCAGCAAACCAAGAGTAGCTAAACATTTCTCTTTAATTTGTTTAGTGTCAGCAGTTGGAGGATTCAAATGCTACAGGAGTTTTCTCTGAGCGGACAAACGAGCTGCACTGTCTCACTCGTGGGTGAAGTCATAACAAGGCACAGATTATAGAACAAAGTTAACCGGCATCGTGACCCTCACAACATTAACTGCTtaggacggagagagagagagagagagagagagagagagagagagtgattgaTCGAGCTCACGGTACAGTACTAATAATACGAAGGGCGACGGAGAATAGTACGAATCTGCGTTGGAAGAAGCGGGGGATTGGGGAGGGCACACTGTGGGCGAAGCGGAGCAGCTCTGTGACCAGGTCCCCTTCTCTGTGACGGCGGGTCCAGCTTCTATCTGCAGCAACTCATGTGCGTCGCCTGCTCGCCGCTCGTCATTTTGCGCGGCCGAGGGGCTCCAATATGAGGAGGCGGCAGGCAGCCCGGACACGATTGGTGGCTGTCCTTCACCTGGTGCCCACTGTTTCCGTCAGAACTGCTTCCGTTTCGTTTTCACGAACGTATTAAGTTCCTAATTTCTACAAGACATTTTAGGATGAGTTTGATCTATGGATACTAAATCTTTGAATTATTCAGATAAGAAATGAGATCAAGCAGTTCAACCACTTGTTGGCATAGTATTCTCCTCTGGAAGCTCCATTGGCAAATACTTCCAAGAAGCATTTAGGAAAACATGGGTGCTGGTGAAGTATTCGTATCTATGCCTGCAACCAAGAAAAGATAAGCTTCTTAATATATCTTTATCGTGCATTTTTCGTGTGCCCCAAAAGTTATGTCAACTTGAAGGCCAACATGATCGAACTAGTATGGTGCTTTAGAAATCAATTGTTGGAAATATTTATATAAGTATCATGAGAGAATAGTCTCATATTATTAATTATTGAAAGagtcggattatatatatatatatatatatatatatattagatttaaCTCATAATTTAAAAGTTTAAATTTTAGGATTGAATTGATATCTGTCATGATATATGTTAACATTAACTAGAATGATTCAAATTAgccatttcaaaatttttgatatgatcttagagccaaaaataaaaataaattatattgccATGGATAGACGCAGATGAGTGAATCGTCCCGTAGCATCGGAAAAGATGTAAACTCTACTACTCATAATCGAGAAACTGAAGGGTTGATTCGGTGTTAATCCCGATATATGTTAACATATATTCGGGCTTTACTACGTTATAAATTGACTAATGAATCGAAATCTGTCACAACGGGATCAACCTTCTTGTTGAAGACCTCACGATCATGATGCAAGTTGCAGTAAGAAATTTGGTTGAATTGAATCCACAATTTTATACGTGCTAATTGATTTATTATGGTCATCAGCACCTAAAAATGGTTTATCATCTCCACGCTGTATCAGTCATCGTTCATGCGTTATAGAGCATGGCAAATCCGTAATGAATCATTCACGCATACTGTGCAGCTTTATTGCTCGGAAGTTACAGTACCCGAAGTTAGACTTGATCGCTAATATTATTAGGATCAAAATTTCGAGGGTGAGAATACAATGTACAgatcctacttggaagtgactctTTCAGAAGCCATAGAGGACCAGCTGCTGGTTGAGCCCCTCTGGAGCTAAAGCTGTGGTGCACCGACTACTGGCGATGGAGGCAAGCACAGCTCTCTCCACCTCCCTTGGGACTCGGCTGTGAAGCAAGGAGATGATGTAGTCCATGCAGGCGGCTTCGCACGGCAGCGTTATCGGCCCATCGGTCGGCAAACCGAATTCTTCCTCGGACAACCTCAGGAGCTCCCGGAAGATGCTGCTGGTTAGATACTTCAAGGGCACCATGAAGCGCTTGCCGTCGGTGGTGTACATGAACACATGGCCTTTGCTTGCAACCAGAGAACTGGGTGAGTCTGCTGTAGCACTAGTATCTGAATTCTTCGACATGATTCTTCTCCTACCCAAGGCAGACACCTTCTGCCACTTCCTCACCatcttgatgagcttctttgggttCAGCATGGCTGCTGTTTGTGAAGGCTACAAGAATGCTTCGAGGCACAAGATGTAGGAGAACAGGGTTGGTGAGGGTTGTGAGGCACAAAGAAATAGGACGGATCGAGCAGTACATATATAGATAGATGAGCAAGAAAGGACATTCCATGTGGCAGTGGAGTCATGGACCAAAACCATGTGCTGATTGGATAAGCTAGCTGCCCTTGTAGTTGCATGTCTGGATTTTGGCGAAGACTCGCCTCTTGAGGTGGGGAAGACAACACGGAAACAGCCACATGGTAGCTGGGCCAATATCATTTTGTCCTTTTATATAAGATATGAAGCATGACAAGCTTACCAAATAGGCAGGTGCTCTTGAGATGAAGCATGATAGGATTAGCCTAGATGCTCTTGTTCATTGTATAATGCAAGACATTATATGTAAGACATCATATAGTTTAATTGGTAAAATTTTTGACAATATATCGTAAGATAACTAAATTTCGTCTTCActacttatattttattattattattattattttgggacATAACACGAGTTGCTGCTCATGAGTGCCACAATTACAAAGATGTTGATGTACGAATATGCTAATGTTTTCTAAAAGCTAAGTGCATGTGATAATGTCCCTCTAACTTGGAGTTTCTTCTTTCTTGGTGGATCATGCATGGCAATCATTGTTGACAAGCATCATTGTCTAGTATCAGAAGGAAAGAAAAACCATGGTGAATCTGTATCTTTCTTCGGTATCGTTTGGTGAGAGGCAGAGTCATGTGGTAGGGAGACCTGAAAACGATCTGAGAGTAACCCTTGTTGAACTGGTTGGATCCATGCCTCATTGATAGTGATGCTTATCTGAACAGTTATCATCCTATTGTGGCTTGTGGCTATCTTTCTGTGACATGCTATCGTACATGCCATGCAACGTTTGATATTCTGTCTGCTTCCAACTTGCACttcttttttctatatttttgaaGATCTTTCTGGAATGCAGTTCGATACAACTCACCGAAGACTCTTGCcatccatgagagagagagagagagagagagagagagagagagagaattgtgaTGTCACATGGAACCGGGGCTTGAGAAAGACCCACTTGTACCAATGGACAGTTTCTTCAGACAAGGAGGGCAAGCTTGTTGTTTGCTGTTCCAACTTACTTTGGCATCTGGTGCTTTTTACTTTACCTACATGTTTGGGAAGGGGCAAACATGCGTCTATGGATGCAATCTATCCACGAACTATTTCATGAAGGCTTTTTAGGTGGACGAATCTGAACTGCAAGAGTTCCTGGATACGTATCATAGATCCTATATATCGGGTGTGAGAATCCGATATCCGACCCAAAATGTTGGATGTGAATCCTCATTTGGATCTGTATAACTATCAGTTCCGGGTCCATGTGGATGCAATCCGAGTCCGACCCGGTAACGTTCCTGCTCATAGCGTCGCCGGTCTTTGGTGTGGACTGAAATCCAGACAGACATCGGTTGGTCGACCGCATCGAGGGAGAAGGGAGTATGGGCGGCGGCGGAGGGCACGGTGAGAGCACGACGTACAAGGGCTTCACCATCCACCACCCCAAGCGGTGGCACGTCGTGACCGGGAAGGGCCTCTGCGCCATCATGTGGTAACTTCATCTTCCCCCCAGCCGCGAACCCTAACCCTCTGCATCCCTCTTTCCTTTAATTGTGATGTGATACGTGGTGTCGATTTTGGTGATGTGATCTGGTACTATTAGATGATGAATTCGTGAGAAAATCCTAATTCTCCCACTTTTGGGGTTATCCTAATCCCTGATCTATTTGTCATCGTGGTCCTTGGACCGTATTTTAGAACCTGTAATCTCGATCTCGACTTTCTTGATCTTGGTATATGCATCGTATACACTAACCACCAATATCTCGCATATACAGTGCTAATCTAAGCTCTCTTTGCGACTTGGACGCATCCCCTGGTAACACTAGTACTGTTATCATTTGTGTCTTTAGGAGAGTCAGAAATCATAAGAAACTTTAATAAGTTATTTATTTGGATAGTTCATATTGATCTATTGCTGAAGACCATTTGATTGGTTCTATTGTTCTTTGTGGCATTCCATCTGTCACATATTTGACTGAGTATGGGAAGTTGTCGCCAGATGATGCTTATTCTGTAACCAGTCGTCTGATTATTGATTTGTCAAGTCCAGAAACACTTGCAAAGATCATTTCTCAATTGGAAGCAAACTGCAAGCTTTAACTGATTCTCTTTTTTTCGTGCTCACCAAAACCATCTTTATCAGCTATCTGACTTGTTTACATTTCTCAATAATAGCTTCCTTCCAGTATGAATTGGAATATTATATCAGGGAGATGTCTATGCTATATTTAGCaaaaagttttttattttaataaaataaatattgactGCCtcatttaaacatataatttagcAAATGACTATTATATATGTTATGCAAAAGATTCATGCAAGTATAAAATAGTGTGCACTAACCCTTCCTAGATCGTGGGTTGGCAAGAACCTGCACACCAATTAAAGTTGGTTGAttctttctcgattttgattgattTTGACAAGAGGTTGGGAAATTGGTCAAAATTAAATTCTGACAAATATGGATCCAGTGCATCAAACTGGATGCGGTTCATAATAGGAAATATTCTCCTAATCAGTTGGTTACTGTCTTGAAGCACAAAGGGCCTGTAGCTGAAAATTAATTTATCCCAGAAATTACTCCATTCCCTTACTCTCATACCAAATTTCATTTTTCAGTTTTGTGTGTCTCTATTGGCAAAAGGTTTTCTGTGACTTAAGAAACTActataaatctctctctctctctctctctctctctctctctctctctcttgctttctGTGACTTACGAAACTACTGCTGATGATTGCAAGAATATGTTGTGCCCTTGAAGCATGATGTCAGGACTTGGGATAGAAACCACTCAATGTATATATATTGATAGAAAATCTTAAAAGCTAGATACGATACCACAGTGGGATTGTGCCTTCACAAAACATTGATTTAGAATAACAGATAAATTGTCAAACATTGCTGAAAAATATGCTTTAGGTAACAATCCAAACTTTTATATGGAAATATCTCTCTGTGAAAGAAATAGAAAGTGTCATTTATTTGATTAATCAACAATGTAATATCATAACAATGGAGATATGAATTAAGGTGTCTATTATGGTGCATCAATTTCTGGTCAATCTTTGAGC
Protein-coding sequences here:
- the LOC103971206 gene encoding rop guanine nucleotide exchange factor 1 — encoded protein: MGSVSSEEAEEEYASDQPNDGGGSDSHSPSAKVPGSDSSIDLSGRRFPVAGVPLHPGGDLLFWEANVEERATDFSEVEMMKERFAKLLLGEDMSGGAKGVCTALAISNAITNLSAAVFGELWRLEPLAPQKKTMWRREMDWLLSVSDYIVELVPSIQELPGGRSFEVMVSCHRTDLQMNLPALKKLDAMLLGMLDGFCNTEFWYVDRGFLVTDADEDASKTCPSSSFRRASSRQEEKWWLPCPGVPPTGLSEEARKRLQLSRDCANQILKAAMAINSAVLSEMETPDVYFETLPKYGKTCLGDIIYRYITADSFSPECLLDCLELSSEHHILEIANRIEAAIHVWRLKGQSKQSQSKAKNSWSGKFIGLVGDTERFLFLAERGEGLLQSLRLRYPALPQTILDMNKIQYNKDVGQSILESYSRVMESLAFNIVARIDDLIFVDDATKNCAAPESISILNRGGVGGIPIHKRISPSPFSFQNTPSASPFCPSTPLIGSPVTVPSSLSKGSRQEQQEGKVERLISGNADEVWSYTRELCSRKETGDAPERN
- the LOC135604936 gene encoding auxin-responsive protein SAUR64-like, yielding MLNPKKLIKMVRKWQKVSALGRRRIMSKNSDTSATADSPSSLVASKGHVFMYTTDGKRFMVPLKYLTSSIFRELLRLSEEEFGLPTDGPITLPCEAACMDYIISLLHSRVPREVERAVLASIASSRCTTALAPEGLNQQLVLYGF